A single region of the Raphanus sativus cultivar WK10039 chromosome 1, ASM80110v3, whole genome shotgun sequence genome encodes:
- the LOC108839485 gene encoding acyl-CoA-binding protein isoform X2 yields the protein MGLKEDFEEHADKVKKLTTKPSDADLLILYGLFKQATVGPVDTSRPGMFSMKERAKWDAWKAVEAKSTDEAMSDYITKVKQLLEAEASAAST from the exons ATGGGTTTGAAG GAGGACTTCGAGGAGCACGCTGATAAAGTCAAGAAACTCACCACGAAACCATCTGACGCTGACTTGCTCATCCTCTACGGTCTCTTCAAGCAAGCCACCGTCGGGCCAGTGGACACCA GCCGTCCTGGAATGTTCAGCATGAAGGAAAGAGCCAAGTGGGATGCTTGGAAGGCCGTTGAAG CAAAATCGACGGATGAGGCTATGAGTGACTACATCACCAAGGTGAAGCAACTTCTGGAAGCTGAGGCTTCTGCTGCTTCAACTTGA
- the LOC108862431 gene encoding LOW QUALITY PROTEIN: formin-like protein 14 (The sequence of the model RefSeq protein was modified relative to this genomic sequence to represent the inferred CDS: inserted 1 base in 1 codon): protein MSLLSRFFYKRPPDGLLEFADRVYVFDSCFCTEVLADDLYQIFLHEVINDLHEDFPESSFLAFNFREGEKRSVFAETLCEYDVTVLEYPRQYEGCPLLPLSLIQHFLRVCENWLSRGNRHDVILLHCERGGWPLLAFILASFLIFRKVHSGERRTLEIVHREAPKGLLQLLSPLNPFPSQLRYLQYVARRNISPEWPPPERSLSLDCVIIRAIPNFDSQHGCRPIIRIFGRNYSSTSGLSTEMLYSMSNKKKPLRHYRQAECDVIKLDIQCWVQGDVVLECVHMDLEPEREVMMFRVMFNTAFIRSNILMLNSDNLDILWEAKDHYPKGFRAEVLFGEVENALPQKVPTPIVNGDETGGLPIEAFSKVQELFSGVDLAENGDDAALWLLKQLAAINDAKEFTRFRHRGGFYMNSPDSEEETNTSSAADSSDEGFDAIHRPRISLAFDNDDTEDIPISFASESSEEPNEFSRGQQQEVPSKDSVQPSVLPSSATLLPPPPPPPLPISSSRDPLTTSHQPINKTPPPPPPPPPFSRSISPPSAPPPPPPPPSFGSTVNKLQAQTPPPPPPPPPFSRSISPPSAPPPPPPLLPPPFGNTGNKLQAQPPPPPPPPPPFSRSVLPPSAPPPPPPPLPPPFGNTGNKLQVQPPPPPPPPPFSRSISPPSALPPPPPPPPPPFGNSGNKLQAQPPPPPPPPPISHSVPARAGPPSAPPPPPPPPRKANISNAPMPPPPPPLPPSSGKLGAPPPPPPPPHLPSPKLGAPSPPPPPHPPSSAKLGAPRPPPPPPLSKTPAPPPPPLSKTPAPPPPALGRGTSSGPPPLGAKGSNAPPPPPAEGRGRASSGLGRGRGVSVPTAAPTKTVLKPLHWSKVTRAAKGSLWAADTQKQENQPRAPEIDISELESLFSAVSDTAAKKSTGRRGSNINKPEKVQLVDLRRANNCEIMLTKIKIPLPDMLSAVLALDSSVLDIDQVENLIKFCPTKEEMELLRNYTGDKEMLGKCEQFFMELMKVPRIEAKLRVFGFKITFASQSEELKSCLNTINVAAKEVRESAKLRQIMQTILTLGNALNQGTARGSAVGFKLDSLLKLSDTRARNNKMTLMHYLCKLVGXKMPELLDFPSDLVHLEAASKIELKTLAEEMQAATKGLAKVEHELSASENDGAISVGFRKVLKEFLDIAEEEVRLLASLYTESGRNADSLCHYFGEDPARCPFEQVTKILTLFMKTFIKSREENEKQAEADKKKLEKEAMKEKPLVKKDGADP, encoded by the exons ATGTCTCTGCTAAGTAGGTTCTTTTACAAGAGACCACCAGATGGGTTGCTTGAGTTTGCTGATAGAGTTTATG TTTTTGATTCTTGTTTTTGCACGGAAGTGTTGGCTGATGACTTGTACCAAATCTTTCTCCACGAAGTCATCAACGATCTACACGAAGACTTCCCCGAATCATCTTTCCTCGCTTTCAATTTCCGAGAAGGCGAGAAAAGAAGCGTCTTCGCCGAGACTCTCTGCGAATACGACGTCACGGTCCTCGAGTATCCACGCCAATACGAAGGCTGCCCTTTGCTCCCTTTATCACTCATCCAGCACTTTCTCCGCGTCTGTGAGAATTGGCTATCTCGTGGGAACCGTCACGATGTTATTCTTCTTCACTGCGAGAGAGGAGGCTGGCCGCTTCTGGCTTTTATCCTCGCCAGCTTTCTTATTTTCAGGAAAGTTCATAGCGGTGAGCGCAGGACTCTTGAGATTGTGCATCGTGAGGCTCCTAAAGGTCTTCTGCAGCTGCTCTCTCCCTTGAACCCTTTCCCTTCTCAGCTTCGTTATCTTCAGTATGTGGCCAGGAGGAACATCAGTCCTGAGTGGCCGCCTCCTGAGAGATCTCTTTCTTTGGATTGTGTGATTATTCGTGCTATTCCCAACTTTGACTCCCAGCATGGATGCAGACCCATTATACGTATCTTTGGAAGAAACTACAGTAGCACCTCTGGTCTTTCCACCGAGATGCTTTATTCTATGTCTAATAAGAAAAAGCCCCTTCGGCATTACCGACAG GCAGAATGTGACGTGATCAAACTTGACATCCAGTGCTGGGTGCAAGGAGATGTTGTACTGGAGTGTGTGCATATGGATTTAGAACCAGAACGAGAGGTTATGATGTTCCGTGTGATGTTCAATACTGCATTTATCAGGTCCAACATACTAATGTTGAACTCGGACAACTTGGATATTCTTTGGGAGGCCAAGGATCATTATCCAAAAGGGTTTCGAGCAGAG GTTTTGTTTGGAGAAGTTGAGAATGCTTTGCCTCAGAAAGTTCCAACCCCAATAGTAAATGGTGATGAGACTGGTGGCTTGCCCATCGAAGCCTTTTCTAAAGTTCAAGAACTTTTTAGTGGTGTGGATTTGGCTGAAAATGGAGACGATGCTGCTCTGTGGTTGCTGAAACAACTTGCTGCAATAAATGATGCAAAGGAGTTCACAAGATTTCGGCACAGAGGGGGTTTCTACATGAATTCTCCTGACTCTGAAGAGGAGACCAACACATCTAGTGCAGCTGATAGTTCAGATGAAGGCTTTGATGCCATTCATAGACCTCGCATTTCTCTCGCTTTTGATAATGATGACACCGAAGACATTCCTATATCTTTTGCTTCGGAATCTTCAGAGGAGCCTAACGAATTCTCTCGTGGACAACAGCAAGAAGTTCCATCGAAAGACAGTGTCCAGCCTTCGGTTCTTCCATCTTCTGCCACACTTTTACCtccgccaccaccaccgcctcTCCCTATTTCCAGCAGTAGAGATCCTCTGACAACATCACACCAGCCTATCAACAAaaccccaccaccaccacctcctcctccacctttCTCTAGAAGCATTTCTCCACCTTCagctccacctcctccaccaccaccaccttcaTTTGGGAGCACAGTAAATAAACTTCAGGCACAAACacctccaccacctcctcctcctccacctttCTCTAGAAGCATTTCTCCACCTTCAGCTCCACCCCCTCCACCACCACTCCTGCCACCTCCGTTTGGGAACACAGGAAATAAACTTCAGGCGCaaccacctccaccaccacctcctcctccacctttCTCTAGAAGCGTTTTGCCACCTTCAGCTCCACCCCCTCCACCACCACCGCTGCCACCTCCATTTGGGAACACAGGAAATAAACTTCAGGTGCAaccacctccaccacctcctcctccacctttCTCTAGAAGCATTTCTCCACCTTCAGCTCTGCCCCCTCCACCACCACCCCCGCCACCTCCGTTTGGGAACTCAGGAAATAAACTTCAGGCGCAACCACCACCCCCACCTCCACCGCCACCTATATCTCATTCTGTTCCTGCTCGTGCTGGCCCACCTTCAGCACCcccaccacctccacctccacctcgTAAGGCTAATATTTCAAATGCCCCCATgccacctcctccaccacctctTCCTCCTTCATCTGGAAAGTTGGGTGCTCCCCCTccgcctccaccaccaccacatcTTCCATCCCCAAAGTTGGGTGCtccctctcctcctccaccaccacatCCTCCTTCATCCGCAAAGTTGGGTGCTCCCCGTccgcctccaccaccaccactatcCAAAACCCCTGCTCCCCCTCCGCCACCTCTATCCAAGACCCCTGCTCCTCCTCCACCAGCGTTGGGTCGTGGTACAAGTAGTGGCCCACCACCATTGGGAGCAAAAGGTTCAAATGCACCGCCGCCACCTCCTGCTGAAGGAAGGGGCAGAGCTTCCTCTGGACTTGGAAGAGGCCGAGGTGTGAGTGTGCCTACTGCCGCACCTACGAAAACCGTGCTAAAGCCTTTGCACTGGTCTAAAGTTACTCGGGCAGCAAAAGGTAGTTTGTGGGCTGCTGATACTCAAAAACAGGAAAATCAACCTCG TGCCCCTGAAATAGATATATCAGAGCTCGAGAGTCTTTTTTCTGCAGTTTCAGATACCGCTGCTAAGAAAAGCACAGGTCGCAGGGGTTCGAATATTAACAAACCTGAGAAAGTTCAACTG GTTGACCTGCGAAGAGCAAATAACTGTGAAATAATGCTTACGAAAATTAAGATTCCTCTACCAGATATGCTT AGCGCAGTTCTAGCCTTAGATTCGTCAGTTCTGGACATCGACCAGGTTGAAAATCTCATCAAATTTTGTCCGACGAAGGAAGAAATGGAATTGTTGAGG aATTATACTGGTGATAAAGAAATGCTTGGAAAGTGTGAACAG TTTTTCATGGAACTAATGAAGGTTCCACGTATAGAAGCAAAGTTACGAGTGTTTGGTTTTAAGATTACCTTTGCTTCTCAG TCGGAAGAATTAAAAAGCTGCCTCAATACAATAAACGTTGCTGCTAAAGAG GTGAGGGAGTCTGCAAAGTTGCGTCAGATTATGCAAACAATATTAACACTAGGAAATGCTCTGAATCAGGGAACTGCAAGAG GGTCTGCTGTGGGATTCAAACTGGATAGCCTTCTTAAATTATCTGATACTCGTGCAAGAAATAACAAAATGACTTTGATGCATTACTTATGCAAG CTTGTTG GAAAAATGCCAGAGTTGCTGGATTTTCCCAGTGACCTTGTTCACTTGGAAGCTGCCTCGAAG ATTGAATTGAAAACGTTGGCTGAAGAAATGCAGGCGGCGACTAAAGGCCTTGCAAAGGTTGAACACGAACTCAGTGCTTCAGAAAACGATGGTGCAATATCTGTGGGCTTCCGAAAG GTCTTGAAGGAGTTTCTTGATATCGCTGAAGAAGAAGTGAGGTTGCTTGCTTCTTTATATACAGAATCG GGGAGAAATGCAGATTCCTTGTGCCACTACTTCGGTGAGGATCCAGCTCGGTGTCCTTTCGAACAAG TGACCAAGATTCTGACTCTTTTCATGAAAACTTTCATCAAATCACGAGAGGAGAATGAAAAACAAGCGGAGGCTGACAAGAAGAAACTGGAGAAAGAAGCAATGAAGGAGAAGCCATTGGTAAAGAAAGACGGTGCTGATCCATAG
- the LOC108839485 gene encoding acyl-CoA-binding protein isoform X1, giving the protein MCMHLQEDFEEHADKVKKLTTKPSDADLLILYGLFKQATVGPVDTSRPGMFSMKERAKWDAWKAVEAKSTDEAMSDYITKVKQLLEAEASAAST; this is encoded by the exons ATGTGTATGCATCTGCAGGAGGACTTCGAGGAGCACGCTGATAAAGTCAAGAAACTCACCACGAAACCATCTGACGCTGACTTGCTCATCCTCTACGGTCTCTTCAAGCAAGCCACCGTCGGGCCAGTGGACACCA GCCGTCCTGGAATGTTCAGCATGAAGGAAAGAGCCAAGTGGGATGCTTGGAAGGCCGTTGAAG CAAAATCGACGGATGAGGCTATGAGTGACTACATCACCAAGGTGAAGCAACTTCTGGAAGCTGAGGCTTCTGCTGCTTCAACTTGA
- the LOC108840318 gene encoding FRIGIDA-like protein 2 isoform X1: MTFHIKPDERAVSGNRDYEMPIRRTNQSKSKSRALPTMTAHESIALAINQIDEKKQKLKKAFDDLQAHRSLLSSSSFNNLSWSDIDSHFSSLQSSLSNRFLLLQPDKTEPSPTETPLLLWPELRTFCENMDGKGLGKFMVDNSNKRLSIKPELQEAVRSSSNPAALVLDAIEGSYHSSSPSSIDARGIFVLLLEALIEIKPDLTNELRERARTLASDWRLNIGNKPSEALGFLHVVVVFELVSVFKLEEIIDYVFLISKYYKQATVLSKKLGLDKTVVAGLVQKLLRTGRLLAAISFIYEFEMTDRFRPVNVLKTSLYNSREAAKRVCAEGGNSLKAQNEATDKELSALRLVIRVVKERNLELEFYEEDLEECVQELENLRAQRRQAAKLASSPANHQKRPRVATGNNLTQSQQQPPFLPDPRHGLQQVNPFGFVNSTMPGVNFPYGNPLAPYGSVPAPAIAAPPVYYEQQSGYGLRPQYQPPYYPQ; encoded by the exons ATGACATTCCACATAAAACCTGACGAAAGAG ctgTCTCAGGAAACAGAGATTACGAGATGCCAATACGGCGGACAAatcaatcaaaatcaaaatctaggGCTCTTCCTACAATGACGGCGCATGAATCAATCGCCTTAGCGATTAACCAAATCGACGAGAAGAAGCAAAAGCTGAAGAAAGCCTTCGACGACCTTCAAGCTCACCGATCTCTCCTCTCCTCATCGTCTTTCAACAACCTCTCCTGGTCCGACATCGACTCTCACTTCTCCTCTCTCCAATCCTCACTCTCCAAccgcttcctcctcctccaaccCGACAAAACCGAACCATCCCCGACCGAGACACCCCTCCTCCTCTGGCCCGAACTGAGAACCTTCTGCGAGAACATGGACGGCAAAGGCTTGGGGAAGTTCATGGTCGATAACTCGAACAAGCGTTTATCAATCAAACCGGAGCTTCAGGAAGCGGTTCGATCCTCGTCGAATCCAGCAGCTTTGGTTCTCGACGCGATCGAAGGCTCTTaccattcttcttctccatcctcCATCGACGCGAGGGGAATCTTCGTTTTGCTGTTAGAAGCTTTGATCGAGATCAAACCGGACCTCACGAACGAGCTTAGAGAGAGAGCGAGGACGCTCGCTTCCGATTGGAGATTAAATATAGGTAACAAACCGTCGGAAGCGTTAGGGTTTCTGCACGTGGTCGTAGTCTTTGAGTTAGTATCTGTGTTTAAATTGGAAGAGATTATCGATTACGTTTTCTTGATCTCCAAGTATTATAAACAAGCGACGGTTTTATCTAAGAAGCTTGGTTTGGATAAGACCGTAGTCGCCGGTCTTGTTCAGAAGCTGTTGCGTACCGGGAGGTTACTCGCTGcgattagttttatttatgagTTTGAGATGACTGATAGGTTCCGACCGGTTAATGTTTTGAAAACTAGTTTGTACAACTCTAGGGAAGCTGCTAAGAGGGTCTGCGCCGAAGGGGGTAACTCTCTCAAGGCCCAGAACGAAGCTACTGATAAAGAGCTTAGCGCGTTGAGGTTGGTGATCAGAGTGGTTAAGGAGAGGAACCTCGAGTTGGAGTTTTACGAAGAGGATCTTGAAGAATGCGTTCAAGAGTTGGAGAATCTGAGGGCTCAGAGGAGACAAGCCGCTAAGCTGGCTTCCTCCCCTGCTAATCATCAAAAACGGCCTCGTGTTGCTACGGGTAACAATTTGACACAGAGTCAGCAGCAACCGCCATTTTTGCCTGATCCCAGGCACGGTTTACAACAAGTGAACCCATTTGGTTTTGTGAACTCAACAATGCCTGGTGTTAATTTCCCATATGGCAACCCGTTGGCTCCTTATGGATCGGTACCAGCTCCAGCTATAGCGGCTCCACCGGTCTACTATGAGCAGCAGAGTGGATATGGTTTGCGACCTCAATACCAACCACCTTACTATCCTCAGTAG
- the LOC108846136 gene encoding chaperone protein dnaJ C76, chloroplastic-like, with amino-acid sequence SRFSSLHLYRRIWSSLHLQPLSSSLSISNASQARSPPLDPLSIKLRLVSHTISRALSLDLKTQALSALRLLHSIFVCVSSSPQERAHRRVSAVEEIRSISNWLYWRSSPYSKPLSPDSNMSLTFTKRKKAAEPNIRKLQDAVAAMKQAEQSGETKERRGPASMVGEDYWIPSNLALPSSGNTSTETTSAPQVTHKNTPSEDKATSSSRREYTRQNFKIQKFPIGTATVAVFLVQFQASYRAPELSDHIGGSLALSIVNSPWQQILLAGVTWYFIGAMLLQLVEAIQSKQEDKEA; translated from the exons AGCCGCTTCTCTTCTCTTCACCTCTACAGACGCATCTGGAGCTCTCTCCATCTCCAACCTCTCTCAAGCTCGCTCTCCATCTCCAACGCATCTCAAGCTCGCTCTCCACCTCTCGACCCTCTCTCCATCAAGCTTCGTCTCGTCTCTCACACCATCTCcagagctctctctctcgatctcaaaACCCAG GCTCTCTCAGCTCTCAGGCTTCTCCATAGCATCTTTGTCTGTGTATCAAGCTCTCCACAAGAGAGAGCTCACAG GAGAGTGAGTGCAGTGGAAGAAATCAGGTCTATCTCTAATTGGCTATACTGGAGATCATCACCCTACTCAAAACCATTGAGTCCTGATTCAAACATGAGTCTCACTTTCACCAAACGGAAGAAAGCAGCAGAACCAAACATCAGAAAGCTTCAAGATGCTGTTGCAGCAATGAAACAAGCAGAACAGAGCGGTGAAACCAAAGAAAGACGAGGACCAGCTTCCATGGTTGGAGAAGATTACTGGATTCCATCAAACCTAGCTCTTCCCTCATCCGGAAACACCAGTACCGAGACAACTTCGGCTCCGCAAGTGACTCATAAGAACACTCCATCTGAAGACAAGGCTACTAGTAGTAGTAGAAGAGAATATACAAGGCAGAACTTCAAGATACAGAAGTTTCCAATCGGAACAGCCACAGTAGCAGTGTTCCTGGTTCAGTTCCAAGCCAGCTACAGAGCCCCTGAGCTCAGTGACCATATAGGTGGCTCGTTGGCTCTGTCTATAGTTAACAGCCCATGGCAGCAGATTTTGTTAGCTGGGGTTACCTGGTACTTCATCGGTGCAATGTTACTCCAGCTTGTGGAAGCTATCCAATCCAAGCAAGAAGATAAAGAAGCATAG
- the LOC108840318 gene encoding FRIGIDA-like protein 2 isoform X2, which produces MTFHIKPDERGNRDYEMPIRRTNQSKSKSRALPTMTAHESIALAINQIDEKKQKLKKAFDDLQAHRSLLSSSSFNNLSWSDIDSHFSSLQSSLSNRFLLLQPDKTEPSPTETPLLLWPELRTFCENMDGKGLGKFMVDNSNKRLSIKPELQEAVRSSSNPAALVLDAIEGSYHSSSPSSIDARGIFVLLLEALIEIKPDLTNELRERARTLASDWRLNIGNKPSEALGFLHVVVVFELVSVFKLEEIIDYVFLISKYYKQATVLSKKLGLDKTVVAGLVQKLLRTGRLLAAISFIYEFEMTDRFRPVNVLKTSLYNSREAAKRVCAEGGNSLKAQNEATDKELSALRLVIRVVKERNLELEFYEEDLEECVQELENLRAQRRQAAKLASSPANHQKRPRVATGNNLTQSQQQPPFLPDPRHGLQQVNPFGFVNSTMPGVNFPYGNPLAPYGSVPAPAIAAPPVYYEQQSGYGLRPQYQPPYYPQ; this is translated from the exons ATGACATTCCACATAAAACCTGACGAAAGAG GAAACAGAGATTACGAGATGCCAATACGGCGGACAAatcaatcaaaatcaaaatctaggGCTCTTCCTACAATGACGGCGCATGAATCAATCGCCTTAGCGATTAACCAAATCGACGAGAAGAAGCAAAAGCTGAAGAAAGCCTTCGACGACCTTCAAGCTCACCGATCTCTCCTCTCCTCATCGTCTTTCAACAACCTCTCCTGGTCCGACATCGACTCTCACTTCTCCTCTCTCCAATCCTCACTCTCCAAccgcttcctcctcctccaaccCGACAAAACCGAACCATCCCCGACCGAGACACCCCTCCTCCTCTGGCCCGAACTGAGAACCTTCTGCGAGAACATGGACGGCAAAGGCTTGGGGAAGTTCATGGTCGATAACTCGAACAAGCGTTTATCAATCAAACCGGAGCTTCAGGAAGCGGTTCGATCCTCGTCGAATCCAGCAGCTTTGGTTCTCGACGCGATCGAAGGCTCTTaccattcttcttctccatcctcCATCGACGCGAGGGGAATCTTCGTTTTGCTGTTAGAAGCTTTGATCGAGATCAAACCGGACCTCACGAACGAGCTTAGAGAGAGAGCGAGGACGCTCGCTTCCGATTGGAGATTAAATATAGGTAACAAACCGTCGGAAGCGTTAGGGTTTCTGCACGTGGTCGTAGTCTTTGAGTTAGTATCTGTGTTTAAATTGGAAGAGATTATCGATTACGTTTTCTTGATCTCCAAGTATTATAAACAAGCGACGGTTTTATCTAAGAAGCTTGGTTTGGATAAGACCGTAGTCGCCGGTCTTGTTCAGAAGCTGTTGCGTACCGGGAGGTTACTCGCTGcgattagttttatttatgagTTTGAGATGACTGATAGGTTCCGACCGGTTAATGTTTTGAAAACTAGTTTGTACAACTCTAGGGAAGCTGCTAAGAGGGTCTGCGCCGAAGGGGGTAACTCTCTCAAGGCCCAGAACGAAGCTACTGATAAAGAGCTTAGCGCGTTGAGGTTGGTGATCAGAGTGGTTAAGGAGAGGAACCTCGAGTTGGAGTTTTACGAAGAGGATCTTGAAGAATGCGTTCAAGAGTTGGAGAATCTGAGGGCTCAGAGGAGACAAGCCGCTAAGCTGGCTTCCTCCCCTGCTAATCATCAAAAACGGCCTCGTGTTGCTACGGGTAACAATTTGACACAGAGTCAGCAGCAACCGCCATTTTTGCCTGATCCCAGGCACGGTTTACAACAAGTGAACCCATTTGGTTTTGTGAACTCAACAATGCCTGGTGTTAATTTCCCATATGGCAACCCGTTGGCTCCTTATGGATCGGTACCAGCTCCAGCTATAGCGGCTCCACCGGTCTACTATGAGCAGCAGAGTGGATATGGTTTGCGACCTCAATACCAACCACCTTACTATCCTCAGTAG
- the LOC108823044 gene encoding probable dipeptidyl-peptidase 5: MSSSESPPQEKITAPYGSWKSPITADVVSGASKRLGGTAVDSRGRLVWLESRPNESGREVLVMEGEKEGGIDITPKEFGVRTLTQEYGGGAFRVSSSHDQLVVFSNYKDQRLYKQHFANKDSSPKPITPDYGSPAVTYADGVFDSRFNRFVTVREDGRLDRSNPITTIVEVNLSGGDTLEEPKVLVSGNDFYAFPRLDPKCERLAWIQWTLPNMPWDKAQLWVGYISESGTIDKRVCVAGCDPEYVESPTEPKWSPRGELFFVTDRKNGFWNIHKWIESTNEVVSVYPLDGEFTKPLWVFGTNSYEIIECSEEKNLIACSYRQKGKSYLGILDDSKGSCSLLDIPLTDFDNITLGNQCLYVEGASAVLPPSVAKVTLDKHKMKALSSEIVWSSSTDVLKYKSFFSAPDLIEFPTEVPGQNAYAYFYPPTNPLYNASIEEKPPLIVKSHGGPSAESRGSLNLIIQYWTSRGWAFVDVNYGGSTGYGREYRERVLRRWGIVDVDDCCGCAKYLVSSGKADVKRLFISGGSAGGYTALTALALRDVFKAGASLYGVADLKMLKEGHKFESRYIDSLVEEEKDFYERSPINFVDRFSCPIILFQGLEDKIVNPDQTRKIYQALKEKGVPVALVEYEGEEHGFRKAENIKYTLEQLMVFFARVVGGFQVADDITPLKIDNFDTSSDA, from the exons ATGTCGTCTTCTGAGTCTCCTCCTCAAGAGAAAATCACCGCTCCTTATGGTTCCTGGAAGTCTCCGATCACCGCCGACGTCGTTTCCGGCGCTTCAAAGCGTCTCGGAGGCACCGCCGTCGATTCCCGCGGACGTCTCGTCTGGCTCGAGTCTCGCCCCAATGAATCCGG GAGAGAGGTATTGGTGATGgaaggagaaaaagaaggaGGAATTGATATAACACCAAAGGAGTTTGGAGTGAGGACTTTGACTCAGGAGTATGGAGGTGGTGCTTTCCGTGTTTCTTCATCCCACGATCAACTTGTTGTTTTCTCCAATTACAAAGATCAGCGTCTCTACAAGCAACACTTTGCTAACAAAG ATTCATCTCCCAAGCCAATCACCCCTGATTATGGTTCACCTGCTGTTACTTATGCTGATGGTGTCTTTGATTCCCGCTTTAACCGCTTCGTTACTGTTAGGGAAG ATGGTCGCCTGGACAGATCAAACCCTATTACCACCATTGTGGAGGTCAATCTAAGTGGTGGAGACACACTTGAAG AACCAAAAGTTCTTGTGAGTGGCAATGATTTTTATGCCTTTCCACGATTAGACCCCAAGTGTGAGCGTTTGGCATGGATTCAATGGACTCTCCCTAATATGCCTTGGGATAAAGCTCAGCTCTGGGTTGGCTACATTTCTGAGTCCGG AACTATTGATAAACGTGTATGTGTTGCTGGTTGTGATCCCGAGTATGTGGAATCTCCCACTGAGCCCAAGTGGTCACCAAGAG GTGAACTCTTTTTTGTTACTGACCGAAAGAACGGATTTTGGAATATACATAAATGG ATTGAAAGTACCAATGAGGTTGTTTCAGTATATCCTCTAGATGGTGAGTTTACAAAACCATTATGGGTTTTCGGTACAAACTCCTACGAAATAATCGAGTGCTCTGAAGAGAAGAACCTAATTGCATGTAGCTACAG GCAGAAAGGAAAGTCATATCTTGGCATTTTGGATGATTCGAAGGGTTCATGTTCTCTTCTTGATATTCCTTTAACTGATTTTGATAACATT ACATTAGGTAATCAATGCCTTTATGTTGAGGGAGCATCAGCAGTTCTTCCACCATCAGTTGCCAAG GTAACACTGGATAAGCATAAGATGAAAGCACTCAGTTCTGAGATTGTTTGGTCTTCTTCCACCGATGTTTTAAAGTACAAGTCTTTCTTCAGCGCGCCAGATTTGATTGAATTTCCAACAGAGGTTCCTGGTCAAAACGCTTATGCTTACTTTTATCCCCCAACCAATCCGCTCTACAATGCTAGCATAGAGGAGAAACCTCCATTGATAGTGAAGAGTCACG GAGGCCCTAGTGCTGAATCACGTGGATCCTTGAACCTGATTATCCAGTACTGGACAAGCCGAGGGTGGGCATTTGTTGATGTCAATTACGGTGGAAGCACAG GTTATGGTCGAGAGTATCGGGAGCGGGTGTTACGGAGGTGGGGGATTGTTGATGTGGATGACTGTTGTGGATGTGCTAAGTACTTG GTATCTTCTGGAAAGGCAGATGTTAAGCGGCTCTTTATATCTGGAGGTTCTGCAGGAGGTTACACAGCTCTTACAGCATTGGCATTAAGAGATGTCTTCAAGGCTGGAGCGTCTTTATACGGG GTGGCTGACCTTAAAATGCTGAAAGAAGGTCATAAGTTTGAATCCCGCTATATCGACAGTCTTGTTG aagaagaaaaggattTCTATGAGAGATCACCAATCAACTTCGTCGATAGGTTCTCTTGCCCCATCATCCTTTTCCAAGGATTGGAAGACaag ATTGTAAACCCGGATCAAACTCGTAAAATCTATCAGGCACTGAAGGAAAAAGGTGTGCCTGTTGCCCTTGTCGAGTACGAAGGAGAAGAACACGGTTTTCGTAAG GCAGAGAACATCAAATACACACTGGAGCAACTAATGGTGTTCTTTGCCCGAGTCGTCGGAGGGTTCCAAGTTGCTGATGACATCACTCCTCTGAAAATTGACAACTTCGACACTTCCAGTGATGCTTag